A stretch of uncultured Fretibacterium sp. DNA encodes these proteins:
- a CDS encoding HDIG domain-containing protein, with amino-acid sequence MRPDRETALRILRKHNKDETHIRHALAVEGTMRHFARRAGADEDLWGVVGILHDIDWEMTSDAPERHCHLAPELLREEGIDEDIIHAVQSHGYGICTDVEPSNDMERTLFTIDELTGLVITAGLVRPSRSLSDLELKSVKKKWKDKAFARGVNREIISAGAERMGLPLDTVIEETILALRPIEKDVGL; translated from the coding sequence ACGAGACGCACATCCGTCATGCGCTGGCCGTCGAGGGGACCATGCGCCACTTCGCACGCAGGGCCGGCGCCGACGAGGACCTCTGGGGCGTCGTCGGCATTCTGCACGACATCGACTGGGAGATGACGTCCGACGCCCCCGAGCGCCACTGTCACCTGGCGCCGGAGCTGCTCCGCGAGGAGGGGATCGACGAGGACATCATCCACGCGGTCCAATCCCACGGCTACGGGATCTGCACGGATGTCGAGCCCTCCAACGACATGGAGCGGACCCTCTTCACCATCGACGAGCTCACGGGGCTGGTCATCACGGCCGGACTGGTGCGTCCCTCGCGCTCCCTCTCCGACCTGGAGCTCAAATCCGTCAAGAAGAAATGGAAGGACAAGGCGTTTGCGCGCGGGGTCAACCGGGAGATCATCAGTGCCGGCGCCGAACGGATGGGGCTGCCCCTCGACACGGTGATCGAGGAGACGATCCTGGCGCTCCGCCCCATCGAGAAGGACGTCGGCCTGTAG
- a CDS encoding response regulator transcription factor: MAVRIVLADDHPLTRAGIAEFLRRESSLDLVGEAEDGVKAWEMIRELKPDVALLDIRMPGMDGVSVAQKVKAEGLSTATIMLTSYDAQQYVMASLRAGARGFVLKTVSPKELTAAIATVSKGGLYLDPEVASVMGERDFDPEQLSAREREVLLLAAKGLSSKEVASRLFISERTVQTHLASIYDKLGSKNKTEALLLALKYGVVTLEELLEDEK; this comes from the coding sequence ATGGCAGTCAGGATCGTTTTGGCGGACGACCACCCTCTGACGAGGGCGGGCATTGCGGAGTTTTTGCGGCGGGAGAGCTCGCTCGATCTCGTCGGGGAGGCGGAGGACGGGGTGAAGGCCTGGGAGATGATCCGGGAGCTCAAGCCCGACGTGGCCCTGCTGGACATCAGGATGCCGGGCATGGACGGCGTTTCGGTCGCGCAGAAGGTCAAGGCCGAGGGGCTTTCCACGGCCACCATCATGCTGACCTCCTACGATGCGCAGCAGTACGTCATGGCCTCGCTGCGCGCGGGGGCGCGGGGATTCGTCCTCAAGACCGTCAGCCCGAAGGAGCTCACCGCGGCAATCGCGACGGTCTCCAAGGGGGGGCTTTACCTGGACCCCGAGGTCGCCTCGGTCATGGGGGAGCGGGACTTCGACCCGGAGCAGCTCTCCGCGCGGGAGCGTGAGGTCCTCCTGCTGGCGGCCAAGGGGCTCTCCAGCAAGGAGGTCGCGAGCCGTCTCTTCATCAGCGAGCGCACGGTCCAGACCCACCTGGCCTCCATCTACGACAAGCTGGGCTCCAAGAACAAGACGGAGGCCCTGCTGCTGGCCCTCAAGTACGGGGTCGTCACCCTGGAGGAGCTCCTGGAGGACGAGAAGTAA